The following are encoded in a window of Nitrospirota bacterium genomic DNA:
- the cydX gene encoding cytochrome bd-I oxidase subunit CydX: MWYFAWILGLAMAVLLAVVNALWHEAQETNGAK; the protein is encoded by the coding sequence ATGTGGTATTTCGCTTGGATCCTGGGCCTAGCCATGGCCGTATTGCTCGCCGTCGTCAATGCGCTCTGGCATGAGGCGCAGGAGACGAACGGCGCGAAATGA
- a CDS encoding bifunctional adenosylcobinamide kinase/adenosylcobinamide-phosphate guanylyltransferase, producing the protein GIVPENALARRFRDEQGRLNQKIAQLADRVTLIAAGLPLQLK; encoded by the coding sequence GGGCATCGTGCCGGAAAACGCCTTGGCGCGGCGCTTTCGCGACGAACAGGGGCGGCTCAACCAGAAAATCGCCCAGCTCGCCGACCGCGTCACCCTCATCGCCGCAGGATTGCCGCTGCAGCTCAAATAA